A region from the Branchiostoma lanceolatum isolate klBraLanc5 chromosome 2, klBraLanc5.hap2, whole genome shotgun sequence genome encodes:
- the LOC136426562 gene encoding thiosulfate transporter TsuA-like, with product MQTQGSNHSGHQEALVGDKVEAWADREENNDMAKKKYELSAKDDKKKEEALPATTCEKASLEGDPKEHKKWWHVCLKIMFCFLGGILFGIALEKTRVFEPNVIRDQFVYQRFIMMKAFLAAMATGLLCLGVMALLPVTRPVFQDIRHVFINHQEKGVLTSVVGGLLLGMGMTISGACPGMVLAQVGAGVGMGSALLTLLGCLVGVAMYAAVEPWVVKYTKPTGPYKKKHVDDWVPLPYAALSFAFTFAIALLIFGLEYVKPWQTELCEYTHLNTSSVSCVPVPNNGDWTCFMSLRAWPPWIGGIVIGLLQLVITLSVGDTLGGSSSYCTVMSQVLSYAWIVIGLLQLVITLSVGDTLGGSSSYCTVVSQVLVTDRLQQMSPYLSRYRTGLGNWWQVVYVVGAVVGALISAASSQTLGTVKGVSMASGFFGGLIMLFGARLGAGCTSGHGLSGTALLVIISFFAVAAMFAGGTIIGFIMWGAARADMANFPLNYVSY from the exons ATGCAGACACAGGGTTCAAACCACTCAGGTCACCAGGAAGCACTTGTCGGAGACAAGGTAGAAGCCTGGGCTGACCGGGAAGAAAATAACGACATGGCGAAGAAAAAGTACGAATTATCTGCGAAAGATGATAAGAAAAAGGAGGAGGCGCTACCGGCTACAACTTGTGAGAAGGCGAGTTTGGAAGGCGACCCCAAAGAGCACAAGAAGTGGTGGCATGTCTGTttgaagattatgttttgtttcttgggAGGGATTCTGTTTGGGATCGCCCTAGAAAAGACAAGAG tTTTTGAGCCAAACGTCATCCGTGACCAGTTCGTCTACCAGCGGTTCATCATGATGAAGGCGTTCCtggctgccatggcaacgggtctCCTGTGCCTCGGTGTGATGGCGCTACTTCCCGTGACCCGGCCCGTGTTCCAGGACATCCGCCATGTCTTCATCAACCACCAAGAGAAGGGCGTGCTGACCAGCGTGGTGGGCGGGCTGCTGCTAGGCATGGGGATGACCATCAGTGGGGCG TGCCCTGGAATGGTGTTGGCACAGGTTGGAGCAGGAGTGGGGATGGGCTCTGCAC TACTGACCCTTCTCGGCTGCCTGGTCGGAGTTGCGATGTACGCAGCGGTTGAGCCATGGGTGGTGAAGTACACCAAACCAACAGGGCCATACAAGAAGAAACA TGTTGACGACTGGGTGCCCCTACCGTACGCCGCTCTGTCCTTCGCCTTTACTTTCGCCATCGCCCTCCTCATCTTTGGATTGGAGTACGTCAAACCGTGGCAGACAGAGCTGTGCGAGTACACACATCTCAACACCAGTTCTGTGTCATGTGTACCG GTACCAAACAATGGAGACTGGACTTGTTTCATGAGCCTTAGAGCTTGGCCACCGTGGATTGGAG gaatCGTCATCGGCCTACTGCAGCTGGTTATCACGCTGAGTGTAGGCGACACGCTAGGGGGCAGTAGTAGCTACTGTACCGTGATGTCCCAGGTCCTGTCTTACGCAT GGATCGTCATCGGCCTACTGCAGCTTGTTATCACGCTGAGTGTAGGTGACACGCTAGGGGGCAGTAGTAGCTACTGTACCGTGGTGTCACAGGTTCTGGTGACGGACAGACTGCAGCAGATGTCCCCGTACCTCAGCAGATACAGGACCGGACTCGGCAACTGGTGGCAg GTTGTTTATGTGGTGGGGGCAGTAGTCGGTGCCCTGATCTCAGCGGCCTCGTCCCAAACGCTGGGCACAGTCAAGGGCGTATCCATGGCGTCTGGCTTCTTTGGGGGTCTCATTATGTTGTTTGGCGCCCGTTTGGGGGCTGGATGCACCAG TGGACATGGTCTGTCCGGGACGGCACTGCTAGTGATCATCTCGTTCTTCGccgtggcggccatgtttgcagGTGGGACTATCATTGGCTTCATCATGTGGGGTGCAGCACGGGCAGACATGGCAAACTTCCCGCTCAACTATGTCTCCTACTAG